In the genome of Deinococcus sp. KSM4-11, one region contains:
- a CDS encoding glycosyltransferase family 2 protein, whose amino-acid sequence MTSLPARLYRALALGWLASKAVVLLVNAVTFPRLHPSRPSLRPRVSLLVPARNEARALPHTLPGLLAQGADEVIVLDDESTDGTGIVAGCLGAQVIRGEPRPDGWYGKPWACQQLWRAASGDVLVFVDADVIWQPGALDAVLHGLEHTGADLLSVQPRQRPVTVGERLLTPLVDNAVLSYFPYPLIGLPQPAASMANGQVMALRRRALEEAGGFAAVRQVVLDDTEFARHLKARGRRLAVALGGPLIGVRMYASYPQSVAGYAKNVLPLHLGSRPLLLLSAVAHLAVYTLPWLVRVPGWRVLRVAGLLERVAANVISGRTRPADLLEGLLGPLTPLLALPVYARALRRTVSWKGRTYPQKAR is encoded by the coding sequence ATGACGTCCCTCCCTGCCCGGCTGTACCGCGCCCTGGCTCTGGGATGGCTGGCCAGCAAGGCGGTGGTGCTGCTGGTGAACGCCGTGACCTTCCCCCGCCTGCATCCCTCACGGCCCTCCCTGCGCCCGCGCGTGTCCCTGCTCGTGCCGGCCCGCAACGAGGCGCGTGCCCTGCCGCACACGCTGCCGGGCCTGCTCGCCCAGGGCGCCGACGAAGTGATCGTGCTGGACGACGAGTCGACCGACGGCACGGGTATCGTGGCTGGCTGCCTGGGCGCGCAGGTGATCCGGGGGGAGCCACGGCCGGACGGCTGGTACGGGAAGCCGTGGGCCTGCCAGCAGCTCTGGCGGGCCGCGTCGGGAGACGTGCTGGTGTTCGTGGACGCAGACGTGATCTGGCAACCGGGCGCGCTGGACGCCGTGCTGCACGGGCTTGAACATACGGGCGCCGACCTGCTGAGCGTGCAGCCCCGGCAGCGCCCGGTGACCGTGGGCGAGCGGCTCCTCACGCCGCTGGTCGACAACGCGGTGCTGTCGTACTTCCCGTACCCCTTGATCGGCCTGCCGCAGCCGGCCGCGAGCATGGCGAACGGGCAGGTCATGGCCCTGCGCCGCCGCGCACTGGAGGAGGCGGGCGGGTTCGCAGCGGTACGGCAGGTCGTGCTGGACGACACGGAATTCGCCCGGCACCTCAAGGCGCGCGGCAGGCGGCTGGCGGTGGCACTGGGCGGGCCGCTGATCGGGGTGCGGATGTACGCCTCATACCCGCAGTCGGTGGCGGGCTACGCCAAGAACGTCCTGCCGCTGCACCTGGGCTCCCGGCCGCTGCTGCTGCTCAGCGCTGTGGCGCACCTGGCGGTCTACACCCTGCCGTGGCTGGTGCGGGTGCCCGGCTGGCGGGTGCTGCGCGTGGCCGGGTTGCTGGAGCGGGTGGCGGCGAACGTCATCAGCGGCCGGACGCGGCCTGCCGATCTGCTGGAGGGCCTGCTCGGGCCGCTGACGCCGCTGCTGGCCCTGCCCGTGTACGCCCGCGCGCTGCGCCGCACCGTGAGCTGGAAAGGCCGCACCTACCCGCAGAAGGCGCGCTGA
- a CDS encoding NAD(P)/FAD-dependent oxidoreductase, with protein MASRRTVNHVAVVGAGFAGLAAALRLARAGVRVTVLDSLDGPGGKAALGAPDFSSGPTVVTMPQVFRALHDRLGWNPPALEAARPTTTYHAPQGREFAPEALHVAGSLEPTLSQLSKAEGVRYAQLLNASRRMYQGAARTFLFAPPPSRLHLAQYALRHGREAAPLVPLRRYVRSGRFLTPFWLRFATYLGADPYRAPAVLHNIAWVELGYGVWHLQGGLLELARRLYEEAVVQGVRFEFNTQVQSLSTHGSRVLGAHTNRGAFAADAWVSAADRALTVEWLGLKEKPTPRGVSGFALQLHLNGDHGRAHHIFWPADYAREWRDIRAGHLPRDPTLYLHLDGERAFLLVNAPAMPDVTDEPEVYGAFLLRHLRERFELDVMDWLALSPAAYARTARGGALYGRAPHGLGGSLRPGWTFPQARNLVQVGGTVHPGGGVPLSLLSGWNGAGTLLGVPFDDLDGLDVPDGNEVWPF; from the coding sequence ATGGCGAGCCGGCGCACCGTGAATCACGTGGCCGTGGTCGGCGCGGGCTTCGCGGGCCTCGCGGCGGCCCTGCGGCTGGCCCGTGCGGGCGTGCGGGTCACGGTGCTCGACTCCCTGGACGGCCCCGGCGGGAAGGCCGCGCTGGGCGCCCCGGACTTCTCCAGCGGCCCGACCGTCGTGACCATGCCGCAGGTGTTCCGCGCGCTGCATGACCGCCTGGGCTGGAACCCGCCGGCGCTGGAGGCCGCGCGGCCCACCACCACGTACCACGCGCCACAGGGCCGGGAGTTCGCGCCCGAAGCGCTGCACGTGGCCGGCAGCCTGGAACCCACCCTGAGTCAGCTCTCGAAGGCCGAGGGCGTGCGGTACGCGCAGCTCCTGAACGCCTCACGGCGTATGTACCAGGGGGCCGCCCGGACGTTCCTGTTCGCTCCGCCGCCTTCGCGCCTACACCTCGCCCAGTACGCACTGCGGCACGGCCGTGAGGCGGCGCCCCTGGTGCCGCTGCGCCGGTATGTGCGTTCCGGGCGCTTCCTCACCCCCTTCTGGCTGCGCTTCGCCACCTACCTGGGCGCCGACCCGTACCGCGCGCCCGCCGTACTGCACAACATCGCGTGGGTGGAACTCGGCTACGGGGTGTGGCACCTCCAGGGCGGCCTGCTGGAGCTGGCCCGCCGGCTGTACGAGGAGGCCGTGGTACAGGGCGTGCGCTTCGAGTTCAACACGCAGGTGCAATCCCTCAGCACGCACGGCAGCCGCGTGCTGGGCGCGCACACGAACCGGGGGGCATTTGCCGCCGACGCCTGGGTGAGCGCCGCCGACCGCGCCCTGACGGTGGAGTGGCTGGGCCTGAAGGAGAAACCGACCCCCAGGGGCGTCAGCGGCTTCGCGTTGCAGCTGCACCTGAACGGCGATCACGGGCGTGCCCACCACATCTTCTGGCCGGCCGACTACGCCCGCGAGTGGCGCGACATCCGCGCCGGACATCTGCCGCGCGACCCGACGCTGTACCTGCACCTGGACGGCGAACGCGCCTTTCTGCTGGTGAACGCCCCGGCGATGCCCGACGTGACCGACGAGCCCGAGGTGTACGGCGCGTTCCTGCTGCGCCACCTCCGGGAGCGCTTCGAACTGGACGTGATGGACTGGCTGGCCCTGTCCCCGGCGGCCTACGCCCGCACCGCCCGGGGCGGCGCGCTGTACGGCCGCGCTCCGCACGGGCTGGGCGGCAGTCTGCGCCCCGGCTGGACGTTCCCGCAGGCCCGTAATCTGGTGCAGGTGGGCGGCACCGTGCATCCGGGCGGCGGCGTGCCCCTGAGCCTGCTGAGTGGCTGGAACGGTGCCGGCACGCTGCTGGGCGTGCCCTTCGACGATCTGGACGGCCTGGACGTGCCCGATGGGAATGAGGTGTGGCCGTTCTGA
- a CDS encoding A/G-specific adenine glycosylase, which translates to MIVLPPSEVPTLRAALLTWFDARGRELPWRQGVEGRRDPYRVWIAEILLQQTQVVRGRVYYDRFLTAFPDVHALAAAPEAAVLKAWEGCGYYARARNLRRAAQLVAAQGFPETYVGWLALPGVGPYTAAAIASLAYGGARAVNDGNVRRVLARLYGEAVPTEPWVQARADALLDPVRPGAWNEAVMDLGATVCTPRSPRCGACPLALWCAARASGQPDAFPAPKVRAAVQDVQAVAVLIGDEKDAVLEERAGTLLGGLMGLPTDALADGGDAVAVLTRLCARLQARPGPLLGQVTHTMTHRRVTLYVYRAHSAAERTSVAQAALSRLDQKALALGRARQDSLFAEEVE; encoded by the coding sequence GTGATCGTCCTTCCGCCCTCCGAGGTTCCGACCCTGCGTGCCGCGCTGCTCACGTGGTTCGACGCGCGCGGCCGGGAGCTGCCGTGGCGTCAGGGCGTGGAGGGCCGGCGGGATCCCTACCGCGTGTGGATCGCGGAGATCCTGCTCCAGCAGACGCAGGTCGTGCGTGGACGGGTGTACTACGACCGTTTCCTGACGGCGTTCCCGGACGTGCACGCGCTGGCGGCTGCGCCCGAGGCGGCCGTCCTGAAGGCCTGGGAGGGCTGCGGGTATTACGCCCGGGCCCGCAACCTGCGCCGCGCCGCGCAGCTCGTGGCCGCACAGGGCTTTCCGGAGACCTACGTGGGCTGGCTGGCCCTGCCGGGCGTAGGGCCGTACACGGCGGCGGCCATCGCCAGCCTGGCGTACGGCGGGGCTCGCGCCGTGAACGACGGGAATGTCCGGCGGGTGCTGGCGCGCCTGTATGGCGAGGCGGTTCCCACGGAGCCCTGGGTGCAGGCCCGCGCGGACGCGCTGCTCGACCCGGTGCGGCCCGGCGCGTGGAACGAGGCGGTCATGGATCTGGGCGCCACCGTCTGCACGCCCAGATCACCCCGGTGCGGGGCGTGCCCGCTGGCGCTGTGGTGCGCCGCGCGGGCCAGCGGGCAGCCGGACGCCTTTCCCGCTCCGAAAGTGCGCGCGGCCGTGCAGGACGTGCAGGCGGTCGCCGTGCTGATCGGCGATGAGAAGGACGCCGTGCTGGAGGAGCGCGCCGGCACACTCCTCGGCGGCCTGATGGGCCTGCCGACGGACGCCCTGGCCGACGGAGGGGACGCCGTGGCCGTCCTAACGCGCCTGTGCGCGCGGCTGCAGGCCCGGCCGGGGCCGCTGCTGGGGCAGGTGACCCACACCATGACGCACCGCCGCGTGACCCTGTACGTCTACCGGGCCCACTCGGCCGCCGAGCGCACCTCCGTCGCCCAGGCCGCCCTGTCCCGCCTGGATCAGAAAGCGCTCGCCCTGGGCCGCGCCCGGCAGGACTCGCTGTTCGCGGAGGAGGTCGAGTGA
- a CDS encoding permease prefix domain 1-containing protein — protein sequence MSEDDPLQTYLTRATRGLHRRTRQEVGRELRGHIEARVQDFLLAGYSDAEALRRTLAELGEPAHVQGGMQRVYVWPQAMRGSLLGALACGAVYAMLHLSSVLAQVEGYHPTFTPLPGPYTYVDTGSLWNELKKAGVEVQGSGTAPLLHLPGLNTPVRVNLVESGSGDFVNRTLIVDYASGHTFLDLNAVVAAVTAAGLDVRVDGWQNPTLHLGPVILTLGTPDHPLDAYNLYDPALAPLARTLGLNGRRSSRVDDMSVFSHHDLKVSAPSGTPYALVSVRRLPRSLARGDTLVLAYDLAQADATGTVHFRMAYDLAHLHLTADPADLRTDADWLRAATDEAVITYATGDHPAQALLLRLNGQLSGQAYSVVAQSGQSVGDQY from the coding sequence ATGAGCGAGGACGACCCCCTGCAGACCTACCTGACCCGCGCCACCCGTGGCCTGCACCGCCGCACCCGACAGGAGGTGGGCCGTGAACTGCGCGGCCACATCGAGGCCCGCGTGCAGGACTTCCTGCTCGCCGGGTACAGCGACGCCGAGGCGCTGCGCCGCACCCTGGCGGAACTCGGTGAACCCGCGCACGTCCAGGGCGGCATGCAGCGCGTGTACGTGTGGCCCCAGGCCATGCGCGGCAGCCTGCTGGGGGCCCTCGCCTGCGGCGCCGTGTACGCCATGCTGCACCTTTCCAGCGTGCTGGCGCAGGTCGAGGGCTACCACCCGACCTTCACGCCCCTGCCCGGCCCGTACACCTACGTGGACACCGGCAGCCTATGGAACGAACTGAAGAAGGCGGGCGTGGAGGTGCAGGGCTCCGGCACCGCGCCGCTGCTCCACCTGCCGGGCCTGAACACGCCGGTGCGGGTGAACCTCGTCGAGTCCGGCAGCGGAGACTTCGTCAACCGAACCCTGATCGTCGACTACGCCAGCGGGCACACCTTCCTGGATCTGAATGCGGTGGTGGCCGCCGTCACGGCCGCCGGACTCGACGTGCGGGTGGACGGCTGGCAGAATCCCACGCTGCACCTGGGGCCCGTGATCCTCACGCTTGGGACGCCGGATCACCCGCTCGACGCCTACAACCTGTACGATCCGGCGCTGGCCCCGCTGGCCCGCACCCTGGGATTGAACGGCCGCCGCTCCTCCCGCGTGGACGATATGAGCGTGTTCAGCCACCACGACCTGAAGGTCAGTGCGCCCAGTGGGACGCCCTACGCGCTGGTCAGCGTCCGGCGCCTGCCGCGCAGTCTGGCGCGCGGGGACACGCTGGTGCTCGCCTACGACCTCGCGCAGGCCGACGCGACCGGCACCGTGCACTTCCGCATGGCGTACGACCTGGCCCACCTGCACCTGACCGCCGACCCCGCCGACCTGCGAACCGACGCCGACTGGCTGCGCGCCGCCACGGACGAAGCGGTCATCACCTACGCCACCGGCGACCACCCTGCACAGGCCCTGCTGCTGCGCCTGAACGGTCAGCTCAGCGGGCAGGCCTACAGCGTGGTTGCCCAGTCCGGCCAGAGCGTGGGCGACCAGTACTGA
- a CDS encoding GNAT family N-acetyltransferase, translating to MNLSVTTVSGPDLAPFIPALARLRIEVFRAFPYLYAGSAEYEETYLRPLLDTPDALIVLARDGGEVVGASTALPLVNEIPALRAPLHAPEFDPARILYLGESVLRAEYRGRGLGHTFFDRREEHARTLGLPTTAFCAVQRPEDHPARPSPYRSLNAFWAARRYVERPDLTTTLSWPDVGDDHETPKPMRYWIRHG from the coding sequence TTGAACCTGAGCGTCACGACCGTCAGCGGCCCTGACCTCGCGCCGTTCATCCCGGCCCTGGCCCGGCTGAGGATCGAGGTGTTCCGCGCGTTCCCGTACCTGTACGCTGGCAGCGCCGAGTACGAGGAAACGTACCTGAGGCCGCTGCTGGACACGCCGGACGCCCTGATCGTCCTCGCGCGCGACGGCGGTGAAGTCGTGGGCGCGAGCACCGCCCTGCCGCTCGTGAACGAGATCCCGGCCCTGCGGGCCCCGCTGCACGCCCCGGAGTTCGATCCCGCCCGCATCCTGTACCTGGGCGAGAGCGTGCTGCGGGCCGAGTACCGGGGCCGGGGGCTGGGCCACACTTTCTTCGACCGGCGTGAGGAACATGCCCGAACGCTGGGCCTGCCCACCACCGCCTTCTGCGCCGTGCAGCGCCCGGAGGATCACCCGGCACGCCCGAGTCCGTACCGCAGCCTGAACGCCTTCTGGGCCGCACGCAGGTATGTCGAGCGGCCGGACCTGACGACCACCCTGAGCTGGCCGGATGTCGGCGACGACCACGAGACGCCCAAACCCATGCGCTACTGGATCCGGCACGGCTGA
- a CDS encoding cytochrome P450, whose translation MRGLDALPQPPTRPGNGHLQDWALRPLPLIEAGARIARAAGQDIFRLRLGLPAVVGFSPAWNRRLLTDLRAFVSAGSFSRVVPYLSGGVILTDAPGHAPRRQLMNSGFGRSHLAALQGRTRSALPPVPEGEFDALAWADGAVLRLLNAAYFSGEFDPGLLHAFLAPLRRPFPVPALPRPLLFLRVEAEVRRLGHRRLTEGGDDLLAVLAPLPGGLEETRVSLAAAHDTTTHALAYAIWFLARHPQWHAPEHHPAVLKEVLRLFPPGWMGSRRLSRDVEWNSVRLPRGALALYSPYLSGRDPELWDAPEAFQPQRWTERPPAWAYLPFGGGERLCLGMHLAQMLIHDVLGTLPLLRAVRGDDTPQPGITLGPRGPLVVRRT comes from the coding sequence CTGAGGGGACTGGACGCCCTGCCCCAGCCGCCGACCCGCCCGGGCAACGGGCACCTTCAGGACTGGGCGCTGAGACCGCTGCCCTTGATCGAGGCGGGCGCACGGATCGCGCGCGCGGCGGGGCAGGACATTTTCCGCCTGCGGCTGGGGCTGCCAGCGGTGGTCGGTTTTTCTCCGGCGTGGAACCGGCGGCTGCTGACGGATCTGCGGGCCTTCGTGAGCGCGGGGAGTTTCTCGCGGGTGGTGCCGTACCTGTCGGGCGGCGTGATCCTGACGGACGCGCCCGGCCATGCGCCCCGGCGGCAGCTCATGAATTCAGGGTTCGGGCGAAGCCACCTTGCAGCCTTGCAGGGCCGCACGCGCTCAGCCCTGCCACCAGTGCCCGAGGGCGAATTCGACGCGCTGGCGTGGGCCGATGGGGCGGTGCTGCGGCTGCTGAACGCGGCGTACTTCAGCGGGGAGTTCGATCCAGGGCTGCTGCACGCGTTCCTGGCACCGCTGCGCCGCCCGTTCCCGGTGCCCGCACTGCCCCGGCCGCTGCTGTTCCTGCGGGTGGAGGCGGAGGTGCGGCGGCTGGGACACCGGCGGCTCACGGAGGGTGGGGACGACCTGCTGGCCGTGCTGGCCCCCCTGCCGGGCGGACTGGAGGAAACGCGGGTGTCGCTGGCTGCGGCCCACGATACGACCACGCACGCGCTGGCCTACGCGATCTGGTTTCTGGCCCGGCACCCGCAGTGGCACGCCCCCGAGCACCATCCGGCCGTCCTGAAGGAAGTCCTGCGCCTGTTCCCCCCGGGCTGGATGGGAAGCCGCCGCCTGTCGCGGGACGTCGAGTGGAACAGCGTCCGGCTTCCGCGTGGCGCGCTCGCGCTGTACTCGCCGTACCTGAGTGGCCGCGACCCGGAACTGTGGGACGCGCCCGAGGCGTTCCAGCCGCAGCGCTGGACGGAGCGCCCCCCCGCGTGGGCGTACCTGCCGTTCGGCGGGGGCGAGCGGCTGTGCCTGGGCATGCACCTGGCGCAGATGCTCATTCACGACGTGCTGGGCACACTGCCACTCCTGCGGGCCGTGCGGGGCGACGACACGCCGCAGCCGGGAATCACGCTGGGGCCACGCGGGCCGCTGGTCGTACGCCGGACCTGA
- a CDS encoding GNAT family N-acetyltransferase encodes MTTFTIRRLGPGDEAALAWVARDETDFTGEEPTPPLNAGNAHAYLADPQVWHWHAEDAQGRPVGFLMAYVHRNRHGEGRHVMFEEIGVREAWRRRGVGRALVGALHAQMRAEAISLVWVLADNDVAQTFYEDAGYEVTELQGVMLEREV; translated from the coding sequence ATGACGACCTTCACCATCCGCCGCCTTGGCCCCGGCGATGAGGCCGCGCTGGCGTGGGTTGCCCGTGACGAGACGGACTTCACGGGCGAGGAGCCCACCCCGCCCCTGAATGCTGGGAACGCCCACGCGTATCTTGCCGATCCGCAGGTCTGGCACTGGCATGCCGAGGACGCGCAGGGGCGGCCGGTGGGGTTCCTGATGGCCTACGTACACCGCAACCGGCATGGGGAGGGCCGCCACGTGATGTTCGAGGAGATCGGCGTGCGTGAAGCGTGGCGGCGGCGTGGCGTGGGGCGCGCGCTGGTCGGGGCGCTCCACGCGCAGATGCGCGCCGAGGCCATCTCGCTGGTGTGGGTGCTGGCCGACAATGACGTGGCGCAGACCTTCTACGAGGACGCCGGCTACGAGGTCACCGAGCTTCAGGGCGTGATGCTGGAACGGGAGGTCTGA
- a CDS encoding 1-acyl-sn-glycerol-3-phosphate acyltransferase, which yields MTPERHPWATALLRASIRQSVRSGLGGVWLRGPLPTGGAVLAPNHHSWWDGYVLRELGWWVGADFRVLMTGRQLSRFPFLRRLGALDAREMRAAVRAAQEGAWVIVFPEGAVQPAATLRAVQPGAAWIARQAHAALIPVGLRVVMRGGQWPEAYVRLGPPVTADGLGAGMRHELAALDAELQGSDPEQPLAGYLRISRGRASTSDRVDWPSQLLTLLTGDRSRS from the coding sequence GTGACGCCTGAGCGCCACCCCTGGGCCACGGCGCTGCTGCGCGCCAGCATCCGCCAGAGCGTCCGAAGCGGGCTGGGCGGCGTGTGGCTGCGCGGCCCACTGCCCACGGGCGGCGCGGTGCTCGCGCCGAACCATCACTCGTGGTGGGACGGGTACGTGCTGCGCGAGCTGGGCTGGTGGGTGGGAGCGGACTTCCGGGTGCTGATGACCGGGCGGCAGCTGTCGCGGTTTCCGTTCCTGCGCCGCCTGGGCGCCCTGGATGCGCGCGAAATGCGGGCGGCCGTGCGGGCCGCGCAGGAGGGGGCCTGGGTGATCGTCTTCCCCGAAGGGGCCGTACAGCCTGCCGCCACGTTGAGGGCCGTGCAGCCGGGCGCAGCGTGGATCGCACGGCAGGCGCACGCGGCGCTGATCCCGGTGGGCCTGCGGGTGGTCATGCGCGGGGGGCAGTGGCCGGAAGCGTACGTGCGCCTCGGGCCACCGGTCACGGCCGATGGACTGGGAGCAGGGATGAGGCACGAACTCGCGGCCCTGGACGCCGAGCTGCAAGGCAGCGACCCGGAACAGCCGCTGGCGGGCTACCTGCGGATCAGCCGGGGTCGGGCGAGCACCTCAGATCGGGTGGACTGGCCCTCGCAGCTGCTCACGCTGCTCACGGGTGATCGCTCACGGAGCTGA
- a CDS encoding NAD(P)/FAD-dependent oxidoreductase: protein MPDFDVIVMGAGHNALVTAAYAAKAGLKVGVFERRHIVGGAVSTEELVPGYRFDYGGSAHILIRMTPVVRELELTRHGLHYLEVDPMFHASDGETPWFIHRDAARTARELEALFPGQGEAYTRFLDDWTPFARAVADLFNAAPGPLDMGKMVVSSGRGKDWMEQLPRILRPYGDVAREYFTDERVRAPLVWMAAQSGPPPTDPLSAPFLLWHPLYHEGGVARPKGGSGGLTQALKRAVEADGGQVFVNAPVKDILVRDGKAQGVRLENGDTYTARAVVSGAHILTTAGALPEEYVPAAARQVRVGNGFGMVLRLALSEKVRYRNHTEPDSRVGLGLLIRSEQQLMTGYGQYLAGEPTSDPPLIAMSFSAVDDSLAPPGGEALWLWAQYYPYELSSGSWDTRTAEARENILNAFEHYAPGTRDTIVGELVQTPQWLETNLGLHRGNVMHLEMSFDQMFSFRPWMKASGYRWPGVKGLYLTGASTHPGGGIMGASGRNAAHVLVKDLTRRRWR from the coding sequence ATGCCGGATTTTGACGTGATCGTGATGGGCGCGGGCCACAACGCTCTGGTCACGGCCGCCTACGCCGCGAAGGCGGGCCTGAAGGTCGGCGTGTTCGAGCGCCGGCACATCGTGGGCGGCGCCGTGAGCACCGAGGAACTCGTGCCCGGCTACCGCTTCGATTACGGCGGCAGCGCGCACATCCTGATCCGCATGACTCCGGTGGTGCGCGAGCTGGAACTGACCCGCCACGGCCTGCACTACCTGGAGGTCGATCCGATGTTTCACGCGTCGGATGGGGAAACGCCGTGGTTCATCCACCGGGATGCGGCCCGGACGGCGCGGGAACTGGAGGCCCTGTTTCCCGGCCAGGGTGAGGCGTACACGCGCTTCCTGGACGACTGGACGCCGTTCGCGCGGGCCGTGGCCGACCTGTTCAACGCCGCGCCCGGGCCGCTCGACATGGGCAAGATGGTGGTCAGCAGCGGCCGGGGCAAGGACTGGATGGAGCAGTTGCCCCGGATTCTGCGTCCCTACGGGGACGTGGCACGGGAGTACTTCACGGACGAGCGGGTGCGTGCCCCGCTGGTGTGGATGGCCGCGCAGAGCGGCCCACCGCCGACCGATCCGCTGAGTGCGCCTTTTCTGCTGTGGCATCCGCTGTACCACGAGGGCGGGGTCGCCCGGCCCAAGGGCGGCAGCGGCGGCCTGACGCAGGCCCTGAAACGCGCCGTGGAGGCCGACGGCGGGCAGGTGTTCGTGAACGCCCCCGTGAAGGACATCCTGGTCAGGGACGGAAAGGCGCAGGGCGTCCGGCTGGAGAACGGCGATACGTACACGGCCCGCGCGGTCGTGTCCGGCGCGCACATCCTGACCACGGCCGGCGCGCTGCCGGAGGAGTACGTTCCGGCCGCCGCGCGGCAGGTGCGGGTGGGCAACGGCTTCGGCATGGTGCTGCGCCTCGCGCTGAGCGAGAAGGTCAGGTACCGGAACCACACCGAGCCCGACAGCCGCGTGGGCCTGGGCCTGCTGATCAGAAGCGAGCAGCAGCTCATGACGGGCTACGGGCAGTACCTGGCGGGCGAACCGACCAGCGACCCGCCCCTGATCGCCATGAGTTTTTCTGCCGTGGACGACTCGCTGGCCCCGCCGGGCGGGGAGGCGCTGTGGCTGTGGGCGCAGTACTACCCCTACGAACTGTCCAGCGGCTCGTGGGACACACGAACCGCTGAGGCCCGCGAGAACATCCTGAACGCCTTCGAGCACTACGCGCCCGGCACCCGCGACACCATCGTGGGCGAACTGGTGCAGACGCCCCAGTGGCTCGAAACGAACCTCGGGCTGCACCGGGGCAACGTCATGCACCTGGAGATGAGCTTCGACCAGATGTTCTCCTTCCGCCCGTGGATGAAAGCCAGTGGATACCGCTGGCCGGGCGTGAAGGGCCTGTACCTGACCGGGGCGAGCACGCATCCCGGCGGCGGCATCATGGGCGCGAGTGGCCGCAACGCCGCGCATGTGCTCGTGAAGGATCTGACGCGCCGGCGGTGGCGCTGA
- a CDS encoding ketosteroid isomerase-related protein, with product MTDATVSLVRAYYAAFNTQDAAGMLALLTEDVRHDINEGETQHGMEAFRAFLAHMDTHYREQAEDLVVMASGDGTRAAAEFTIHGTYLRTDDGLPDAHGQTYALPVGAFFDVRGGKIARVTNYYNLAAWTRQVAVGQADT from the coding sequence ATGACCGACGCCACCGTCAGCCTCGTGCGCGCGTACTACGCCGCCTTCAACACCCAGGACGCCGCCGGGATGCTGGCGCTGCTGACCGAGGACGTCCGCCACGACATCAACGAGGGCGAGACCCAGCACGGAATGGAGGCGTTCCGCGCTTTCCTGGCGCACATGGACACCCACTACCGCGAGCAGGCCGAGGATCTGGTCGTGATGGCCAGCGGGGACGGGACGCGCGCCGCCGCCGAGTTCACGATCCACGGCACGTACCTGCGCACCGACGACGGCCTGCCGGACGCGCACGGGCAGACGTACGCGCTGCCGGTCGGGGCCTTCTTCGACGTCCGCGGCGGGAAGATCGCGCGGGTCACGAACTACTACAACCTCGCCGCGTGGACGCGGCAGGTGGCAGTGGGGCAGGCCGACACTTGA
- a CDS encoding carotenoid biosynthesis protein: protein MPALSPTLRRAGLALLALGVAFLGALLVIAAHALGWALIALGLPLAGALALAGDTLGHGFWGTLAQRGRALAAQTPTWLWFVALYAALKIPVPLWPQLFPLLGLLSTGALFVAALLFVWERENAAKAAIMALVAFGVGLGVEVAGSRTGIPFGDYSYAGAPAPTLLGVPLVVPLGWFALTLTATSLSGGRPWLAGVLMMLWDVGLEPLMTAQGYWTWHDLLGLWAGAPLENFVGWWGVGALLSWMFTGLSPRLFGLNSLEWAWALPWFARAFPMGGGPSLSLLPRPSVSRVGFGVVYSIEVFFLPGGLVLVGRYAEAAVTLVAMLAGLGLAWRVTRRDA, encoded by the coding sequence ATGCCCGCCCTCTCCCCCACCCTGCGGCGTGCCGGGCTGGCCCTGCTGGCGCTGGGCGTGGCCTTCCTGGGCGCGCTGCTGGTTATCGCCGCGCACGCGCTGGGCTGGGCATTGATCGCGCTGGGGTTGCCGCTCGCGGGCGCGCTGGCGCTGGCCGGGGACACGCTGGGGCACGGCTTCTGGGGAACGCTCGCGCAGAGAGGCCGGGCGCTGGCCGCCCAGACTCCGACGTGGCTGTGGTTCGTGGCGCTGTACGCGGCGCTGAAGATTCCGGTGCCGCTGTGGCCCCAGCTGTTCCCGCTGCTGGGCCTGCTGAGCACGGGCGCGCTGTTCGTGGCGGCGCTGCTGTTCGTGTGGGAGCGCGAGAACGCCGCGAAGGCCGCGATCATGGCCCTCGTGGCCTTCGGTGTGGGGCTGGGCGTGGAGGTCGCAGGGAGCCGCACCGGCATTCCCTTCGGAGACTATTCGTACGCGGGCGCGCCGGCCCCCACGCTGCTGGGCGTGCCGCTGGTCGTGCCGCTGGGCTGGTTCGCGCTGACCCTGACGGCCACCAGCCTGTCCGGCGGGCGACCGTGGCTGGCCGGCGTGCTGATGATGCTGTGGGACGTGGGACTGGAACCCCTGATGACCGCGCAGGGCTACTGGACGTGGCACGACCTGCTGGGCCTGTGGGCGGGCGCACCGCTGGAGAACTTCGTGGGCTGGTGGGGCGTGGGGGCGCTGCTGTCGTGGATGTTCACCGGCCTCTCTCCGAGGCTGTTCGGCCTGAACTCACTGGAATGGGCGTGGGCCCTGCCATGGTTCGCGCGGGCCTTCCCCATGGGTGGCGGGCCGTCGCTGAGCCTGCTGCCGCGCCCGTCCGTCAGCCGTGTGGGCTTCGGGGTCGTGTATTCCATCGAGGTGTTCTTCCTGCCGGGCGGCCTGGTGCTGGTCGGGCGGTATGCCGAGGCGGCGGTGACGCTCGTGGCCATGCTGGCGGGCCTGGGGCTGGCGTGGCGGGTGACGCGCCGTGACGCCTGA